The following coding sequences are from one Diospyros lotus cultivar Yz01 chromosome 7, ASM1463336v1, whole genome shotgun sequence window:
- the LOC127806523 gene encoding RING-H2 finger protein ATL52-like: MTEPFSLSLFSQKTSITMNKAPSPYNSPPPPASKSTMPMLYYGLVVVGTAAVVLALYNLIILKWCSDQADGPPRRGMIPALDSSSGRSFDGSTTELVSSFKYKKEQQQEQGCDNECPVCLSAFEDGEELRRLPSCKHCFHADCIDKWLYAHFNCPVCRALVEPPVLLRRTVAADQAENSREELLGADAV; encoded by the coding sequence ATGACAGAACCCTTCTCTCTGTCGCTGTTTTCTCAGAAAACTAGCATCACCATGAATAAAGCTCCAAGCCCTTACAATTCTCCACCGCCGCCGGCGTCGAAATCCACCATGCCGATGCTGTACTACGGCCTGGTGGTGGTCGGAACAGCCGCCGTCGTCCTCGCACTATACAACCTCATCATCTTGAAGTGGTGCTCCGATCAAGCAGATGGGCCGCCCCGCCGGGGGATGATTCCGGCTCTGGATTCCTCGTCCGGCCGGAGCTTCGACGGCTCCACCACCGAATTGGTGAGCAGTTTCAAGTACAAGAAGGAGCAGCAGCAGGAACAAGGCTGCGACAACGAATGTCCGGTGTGCCTGTCGGCGTTTGAGGACGGCGAGGAGCTCCGGCGGTTGCCGAGCTGCAAGCACTGCTTTCACGCTGATTGCATCGACAAGTGGCTATACGCTCACTTCAACTGCCCGGTGTGCCGGGCGCTGGTGGAGCCGCCAGTGCTCCTGCGGCGGACGGTGGCGGCGGATCAGGCGGAGAATTCGCGAGAAGAATTGCTGGGGGCGGATGCGGTGTGA